The Diabrotica virgifera virgifera chromosome 10, PGI_DIABVI_V3a genome has a window encoding:
- the LOC126893124 gene encoding uncharacterized protein LOC126893124 codes for MGVQKISAVNSKNLAKLVDTFLENLAALKTLGLPTEHWDFIMFNLLLSKLDVDSIKLFELKNKSNEIPSFKKLVAFIETQYIAYDNLDSSIGEGKKSSRAPNSTEPRANSRHQTGDSRHNRSSSSFVTNSSSVCCALCKQSHYLNQCSLFLKKSPKERYQFCKESSSCFKCLNQANHSVKSCPKSFRCSKCSSHLHNSLLHFERNRSNSQSSSENNSPGTSGIESSPEVSHCAASFVGNKNETKKEILKQPLRCLIDSGSMSSFISRKAANQLGWPKTPCSFEVNGLNSMQTKLNQGQISFSIQPRHQESPVFHLEAIITDRVCSDLPSTHIDISAWNYIKNLKLADPKFNCSQSVDLLIGCSIFSKVLLEGKIEGKPGQPDALNTVFGYILLGPTSTPNLSSTCSSSSSLVCLSNVKDSLDSSLRKFLGTGEHTGRASFRTGRRSVRNHVSGNT; via the coding sequence ATGGGCGTTCAAAAAATCTCTGCGGTTAACTCGAAAAATCTAGCTAAATTAGTAGACACCTTTTTAGAAAATTTAGCCGCATTGAAAACTTTAGGCCTTCCCACTGAGCATTGGGATTTCATTATGTTCAATTTGCTTTTGTCGAAATTAGATGTTGATTCCATTAAGCTATTCGAGTTGAAAAATAAGTCTAATGAAATTCcttcatttaaaaaattagtagCGTTCATCGAAACCCAATACATCGCATATGATAATTTAGACAGTAGTATAGGTGAGGGAAAGAAGTCGTCGCGGGCCCCAAATAGCACGGAGCCAAGGGCCAACTCCAGACACCAAACTGGTGATTCAAGGCACAATCGTAGTAGCTCGTCGTTCGTAACAAATTCGTCTTCAGTATGTTGCGCTCTATGCAAACAAAGCCATTATCTCAACCAGTGTTCGTTGTTCTTGAAAAAATCGCCAAAAGAGAGATATCAGTTTTGTAAAGAGTCTTCTTCCTGTTTTAAGTGTCTTAATCAGGCTAATCATTCAGTCAAGTCGTGTCCTAAATCCTTCAGATGTAGCAAATGTAGTAGTCATCTCCATAATAGTTTGTTACACTTCGAGAGAAACCGTTCCAATAGTCAGTCGTCCTCAGAAAATAATAGTCCAGGGACATCGGGAATCGAATCGTCTCCTGAAGTATCCCATTGTGCAGCTAGTTTTGTAGGAAATAAAAATGAAACCAAAAAGGAAATCTTGAAACAACCCTTGAGATGTCTTATTGATTCCGGTTCGATGAGTTCGTTCATTAGTCGAAAGGCTGCCAATCAATTGGGATGGCCTAAAACTCCTTGCTCGTTCGAAGTTAACGGACTCAATTCGATGCAAACGAAACTGAATCAGGGGCAAATAAGTTTCTCTATCCAACCTCGTCATCAGGAGTCACCGGTGTTTCATTTGGAGGCTATTATTACAGATCGGGTTTGCTCGGATTTGCCCAGCACCCATATAGATATTTCTGCTTggaattatattaaaaatttgaaGTTAGCTGATCCCAAATTTAATTGTAGTCAATCGGTCGATTTGTTAATTGGTTGTAGTATATTTTCGAAGGTGTTGTtagagggtaaaattgaaggtaAACCGGGACAACCTGATGCCCTAAATACCGTTTTTGGATATATTTTGTTGGGCCCAACTAGCACACCTAACCTTTCGTCaacttgttcttcttcttcgtcgCTTGTTTGTCTTTCAAATGTGAAAGACTCGTTAGATTCTTCGTTAAGGAAATTTTTGGGAACTGGAGAACATACCGGAAGAGCCAGTTTCAGAACCGGAAGACGTTCTGTACGAAACCATGTATCGGGAAACACATAG